AAAATCCATAAGCTACAAAGCCTATGGTAAACATCGCTAATAACAATAAAAAGCGTTTTTTGACAGTAAGTGCTGCGATTATTTTATTCATTAATTAATTAACCAAAGTAGATAGTATGATCCAGTTATTCGCTCTTTGCGAAGATAATTCATTGAATTTTAACGATTTAGGTTTTTAACAATCATGATTCACTGAAGTTATTTTCTTTTAATAACAATGTGTTATATCTAATAGCGAAAAATGGGTATGATGATATCTTGATCTATTCAAACATATTGTAAAGTTATCACTGGCAAGCAAATTAATAAGCATAGGGGATAATAGAATCCAATTTAGTTACATGTCTTGAATGAGACCTTTACATTCTGACGCGATAGGGTTGTCAGGAGTTAAAGCGCAATACGGCCAATCAACATTACTACGTCTTTATAACAATCTGCCTCCTACGGGTAGTGATACGCACGGTTTTGGTATGAAAGAGTCGAATATTCATCTTCATAATGGTCATGCCGCACCCGAATCGGATGGCGGGCCTTATGAAAATCGGGAGACAGAGGTTGGGCAATTTTATGATTATCATTGGTCTAATCGACGTGCCGGCTTTAATAGGACATATCCAACATCCACCTATACAGATAAGCTAGGGGATAAATGGCCTTGCGAAGGTAATTGGAAAGAAACTCAAGATTCGTTGTGGTGGCATGATCATACTGATTTGTTTACCGCCCAAAATGTTGTTAAGTGTCTAGTTTCTTTTTACAGCGTTTTTAGTGACGACATTAACCTCGATACCCTTGATGAAAGTTGAAAAGGCGGCTTAAGATAGGAAGAATAACCATGTTCATCATCACGATTTACCATATTAATCGCCATAAAGCTTACGGTGATGAATGTCTCTATATGGCCGAACTTGCTCTGTCAAAATTGAAGGATCACTACCGACCCACAGTTGCCATTCGCCTTTAATTTTCAGATGACAGCTTACTAATTTAAAGCTGTTAGTACCATTCCTCGCTAGAATTTGAATACCGCGATTCTATAAGAAGGCTCCTTAAGAAATTATCCTATGTTACTTGACCATTACATTTAATTGTGGAGCTATCGTCGCATAAACTATCCGAAATATACTATTTGACTGATAATACGTTTAGTGTAAAATATTTATTTTTCAAATTAAATTTTCTGCATATTATATGCATATTTTTTCTGAAAATGTAATTTATAATTTTCAATTAAATTAATACTTCGGATAGTTATAGTAATTGGCACTTCACGAATAATAAGGTTTGTGGCGTTAATGGCTAACTAAACTTATGAAAAATGTAGAGTCGGATGTCGAATTAAATATTAACCAATTGAAATTAAAAAGTTAATTATTGGTGTTTTTCTTTTTTCACTAATGCGTCTCTAAGTAACTAACAACTATTACGTGCACCGATGACTAATCAAGAATTGGCAGCATTAAAGTTGGAAATTTAAAAAACAGATAACGTCCCTTAAAGGGATTAAAGGTTATTCTCTGTGTGAACTTACAGTGAGGTACATTGAATATTTAATTTGTAAAAGTTATATCTTAAAAAACCAAGTCATATTTTGCAAAAAACAATTAATCCTATTGCCGTATATCTATATTTATAAACGCTGAAATTAGAACAATATTTTGATTGCCAACATAATGAAAACAATACTAGTACTCAGTCAATCTGATAATGTCGGATAAAGTTTCTTCAGTTTTATCCGTGCATCCTCCGTGGTAAACCGCCATTTCATAGGCCGAGCAATAGTATTTCTTTTTTCTTGCCACGCTAAAATTTCTGTTTTTAACATTTCTTGATCTGGAATGCGGCGATCCATACATTGCCGTGACAGGATGCTTAATTCTATCTCGGCCATATTTAACCAACTGCCATGCTTGGGCGTGTAGTGTATTTCTAGTTTTTCAAGAATTCTTCTCGCCTCTTTTGGCTCAAATGCCTTATATAAAGAGGCACCAGTATGGGTATTCAGATTATCCATAACCAGGGTAATACGTTTAGCCTGCGGGTAATGGACATCAACCAGGTTACGAATTTGATGCGCCCAATCAATGGCCGTTCTTTGATCGGTTACCTCAACAAACCGTTTGCCCTGCAAGGGTTCAAAAAACATAAAAATATTGCTCACTCCATTACGCTCATATTCCGTGTCGTACCGAGCGACCGTGCCAGGCTTTGCCGGTATTGGTGTTCGCGTGTCTTTAATCTGTTGCTTGCTGCTTTCATCCATGCAAATCAGTGGTTGCGCTTCATCATAAGGTCGCTTGTAAACCTCAAGCGTATCTTCCATAGCACAAACAAACTCAGCATTTTTTTTAGCCGGAATACACCACTCTTTATTTTGCCAGGGTTTTAATTCGTTTTTTTTAAGGTTTGCCGGATAGTTTCATGCGATACACTTTCAATATAACCCAGCTCAACCATCTGCTGTCCAAGTAAACGTAATGTCCAGCGACTACGCCCTTCAGGTGCATCGCCACAACTTAACGCGATCAAACGGGCTTCATTCTCTCCATCAATAGTACGACTTCTAACCCGAATTGACTTTGCCCGGTTTAAAGCCGATTCCAAGCCTTCTTGAACCAGTCGCTCCCGGACTCGTTCAACGGTACGTCTTGAAATACCAAAAGCTTCACTTATTGGCCGGTCCAGCCATTTTTCTCCTAACTCGCTAACATCCGCTTTCAGCAGTATTTCAGCGTGTAACCTTTTATGAGCGGCCACTTTTCCGGTATGAATCAAACTTCCCAAATAAGCGCGTTCATCTTCCGTTAGTCGTACTATGTATTTCTTTTTCAATGGTGTTTATTAATGGCAATGTAAAGACATTATATGGGGGCTATCATTCGACATATCAACGCTGACTGAGTACTAGTCGTTGATGATGATGTCTTTCAGCACCAAATAATCAATGATGCTCTTAGGGATGAAAACTATAAAATAATTTCCAGGTTCAATGGCGAATCTGCCCTGACTTTGTTATTTAGGCAACGTCCTGATCTCATTTTAATGGATATTAATATGCCTGATTATAATGGCATGGAGATACTGAAAAAGATAAAAAGTTATAAGCATCTTACTGGTGTACCTATTGTCATGATAACCAATATCCAGGCTAAAGATATGGTTATGCAAAGTTTACAACAAGGTGCTGTTAATTATATCGTCAAGCCTTTTACGCGTTATTTGCTGATAGAAAAGGTAAGGACTGCATTAGCCATTGATGTCTCAGATCTGGAAAATACCAGCAAATAAGCCGATAGATTTGATCTGTCAATACTTCGGACATTTTATGCCGCGATAGCGGTATAGGTTCGCTGTCTATCGATTACCTACCCCTGCCAGTTTGAAGCGTAAAGGTCTTTGACGTATTTAGCTATTGTCATCGATGACTGCATATTTACATGCTGGAGGCCTCCTAAAACTGTCCGAAAGTATTGTAGTTAAATTGAAGCCAAATAATTCTTTTAATTGCCCAATTAAAAACACTATTTAATTGATAAAATGTGCAGTATATTTAATCTGTAAATTACATATTTTATGTGTTGTATTGGATTTTTTCTAAAAATGTAATAGTTTCTATTGGCGCTGATATTCATTAAGAAGCTCAATCAACTTAAATTCTTATTGATTGGCAGTCAAAATCAGCGACAAACAACACTCATTCGAAAAAAGAAGCGCAAACTTAAACATAATGAGCTTAACTTTAAAACCTACCGTTCTCATCATAGATGACAGTCCTGATGTTATTAATCTGCTATCGGGACTGCTCAAAACCAGTTATAAGGTAAAAGCGGCTACTTCTGGCGAAAAAGGACTTACTATTGTTCAAAACGATAACGCTATCGACCTCATATTATTAGACGTCATAATGCCTGGTCTTTCCGGCTTCGAGGTTTGTAAGCAATTAAAAGCCGACGCCAACACTGCGGATATCCCTGTCATATTTATCACGGCGATGAGCGATCTTGATGATGAGCTACAGGGATTAAAACTCGGTGCGGTTGACTATATTACCAAGTCTGTCAGCCCGGCTATCTTGCTGGCACGAGTAGGGAACTATTTAAAAATTAAAGCGGCTAATGACTTTTTAAAAGATAAAAGTGAGTTTATCAAAGTACAGATCACTAAAAGATCCGACCAACTAGCCGCCATTCACGATATAGCCATTCTGCTATTAATTGCGCTTGCAAAAACAGGTAACCAGGAAACGGACAAGCCTTTGCAGCTAAATACGTTTTATGTAAAGGCGTTAGCCAAGCATCTGCAAAATCACCCTCAGTTTAAACAATTCCTCACCGAAAAAGCCATACAAATGACACTTGAGAGTCGAGGTACGCATTTTGATCCTGACATAATGGATACCTTTATGGTATTAGCTGAAAGCTTTAGAGAAATTGCTAAATGCTACTCGGATAATAATGACTTGGCATTCAACCTAGACTTTTAAATAAACTTAAACCACATCATTCTCATAGCCGGCATCAACCGCACAGTACCTAACAGGAAAATTTTATAATGCATGAAGATATAGAACAACTTAAAGATAAATTTTGTATCACTGCCACCGACACTGAACTCCTGCGTCAAGCGGGTACATTGCTGGCAGATTTTATGCCGGAATTTATTGAAAAGTGGTATGCATGGCTAAAGCAACAAGAAGAATTTTCACTGTTTTTTGGATCAAACAGCAGTAACTTAAAGCGGGTTCAAGAGCAGCAATCCATCCACTGGCAAAGTTTTTTTGTAGGACATATCAACAATAATTATATCAAAGAACGACGCCATATCGGCGAAGTCCATGCCCGCATTGGTTTACCCAACGATATTTATTTTGCCGGTATGTCTATAGCTTCTCAATTGTTATCTGATGAACTCTGGAATATCAAACCAATGCCCGCTAATATCGGTGCTATAGCCAATGCGCTAACAAAACATCTTTTTCTTGATTCTTACTTGGTCATAGACGAAATTGCCCGTATTCAAAATCTTCGTTTGTCCGAAAGCCATAAAGCCATGATGGAGATGTCAACACCGGTAACACCTATCTGGGAAGGCATATTGTTATTACCTCTGCTTGGCATTCTGGATTCAAGCCGTACCCAAGAGATCATGAATAAGTCGCTGTCCAAGATATCTGAAGAGCGCACCAAAGTATTTATTTTGGATATTAGTGGGGTAGCTTCGGTAGATACTGCGGTCGCCAATCAATTAATAAAAATTACCAAAGCCACTCAATTAATGGGGTGTAGCGCTATTATTTCCGGAATATCTCCAGCGATTGCCCGAACCATTGTTGAGCTTGGAGTAAACATCGGCGAAATAAAAACGACATCTACGCTACGCGATGCCTTCGAAATCGCCTTAAAACTGATCAACGTTACGGTTTCTTAAGTAAAACATGATCGGTAATCAGTCGCTTAGCCATGAGTATCAATATGTCCGAACATAGCGGCGTTTCCATGAGTCGAATGAATGATCGATTGTCCGTCATTTTACAAGGCGATGTTGCGCCGGAGATGCTGTCGGTATTAAGTACTGATATGCTTGAGTACATACAAATTAACAGGATTACTTTAGTTATTTTTGATATATCCGCAATCGCCATTTTGGATCTCACTGAATTTAACGCCTTACATCGCATTGTGCTCATGACAAAGCTAATGGGCGCCCAAACTATTTTTACTGGTTTTAATTCGGGTATGGTAGCTTTTTTAATCTCGGCGGGTGCTGACATTTCAGGTATCAATACAGCCTCCGGACTTGATGATATAGACAGAGTCCTGAGCTTTTTAAAAGGCGATTAATGACTATGCTGAAAGAAAATATTTCTTCTACAAACAATCGCTTTTTTATCGCTAATCATCTAGACCTAACAATTGCCATTACCCAAACGCTAAGCTGGCAACCTTTGCTTGGAGCCAGTGCCGTTGACAAATCCTTTATTGCCACTATCGTTTCCGAATTGGCGAGTAATATTATTAAATATGCAAAATCAGGTTATATAGAGTTACGTTCTTACGAAAGGCCTGGCAATGTTGAAATTGACGTGGTTGCAATCGATAACGGCCCGGGCATCGTTAATGTAAAGCAAGCCATGCAGGAGCATTTTAGTTCAGGTGGTACCCTCGGCTTGGGCTTGTCGGGTGTCAAGCGCATTGCCGATGATTTTGAAATATATTCCACTGTCGGTTATGGCACCTGTGTATTTGCAAGAAAAAAAATAAAAATTAATGCTGTTCAGCAAGTTTTATCACTCACAACGGCCAGCTATTGTTCAAATTCAGAAAGACTTGCCGCATTTAGAGATGCCAGCTTGGTCGAACCTGCCTCTACTATCAACTTTGAAATTGGTAAGTGTATACGCGCCTATCCGGGACAAATCGTCTCTGGTGATCAAGTACTGGCTTTACCTTTAGAGGATGGTTATTTTCTGGCCATCATAGATGCTACCGGCCATGGCCCGGATGCACATAAAATGGCGCTGGTGCTTCTTGCCGCCGTAAAAAAAATTGCCTCACGCAACTTGGTCGACATAATGAGCAAACTTTATGAGCTCGCAAAAGGCACAATAGGTGCTGCAATTGGTTTAGCCTTTTTTGATGCCAATAAACAGACGGTCTATTGTGCGGGTATAGGCAATACCAGTCTTGTGGTATTTAACGATAAAAAATGGCGTGGCGTTTCTCGTGATGGCATACTTGGACAACGCTCGCCCAGCTTTATGGAACAATCCACACCCTTCAATCCAGGCGACATGGCTATTATGTTTACTGATGGTTTATCAGAATCATTGGCAAATAACGAAGCCATCAAGCTGCGCTTTCAAGATGCAAATACTATCGCCTATCGTCTGGTGGATGTACTCGGCAAGACTTACGATGACGCCTCGTGCATAGTTCTAAAATGGAACAAATAAGTCACCTGGATTACCTGGGTCAAATTAATCTGGCCACCGACAGATCAATCGTTGATACACGTAATAAAGTTCGTGAAATTGCGACCTTACTCAAGCTGGGCTTAATCACTACTACGCATTTGGCCTCAGAGATTAATACTGCTACCGCAAATGTAATTAATCTATAAGTTACAGTTAGATACGCAAATAATAAGATAAAGATCAAGCACTATTCTGGTAGAATTTTGAGTATTACAAAGTCTGATCAATAACTTAACCATGCCAGCTATTAAAAAAAACCGTATTCAGCAGCAAATTGACCGCTTCAAAAAGTCATTTTTGCAATCCCAAGGACTAGGTGTTGAGGATTTTTTTCAGCCGACAGCATTACCAACATTATCGCCAATACCCCGCATAAACGCTCCTCGGTGTTCTTGCCCTTAGTCACGCTTAAAGCTTTCATTTTCCAAGTATTAAGTGATGACGGTTCCTGTAAACAGGCAGTGGCAGGCGTATTGATTGATCGTATCGTCGATGGACAATCAGCCAATACGGTTAACACGGGACCTTACTGTAAAGCCCGACAACGCTTACCACTAAAGGAACTCAGAGCAGCCACCACAGCTGCTGGTTTGCGTCTTCATAACCAGTCTCTGGCCGCGTGGCGATGGAAGGGTTATAACGTTGTCCTTACTGATGGAGCAACGGTGCAAATGCCAGATACACCAGAGAATCAGGCAGACTTTCCTCAGCTGGATAGTCAAAAGCCTGGTTTGGGCTTTCCGATTGCTCGCATGGTTGTGTTGATTTCTTTGGCTGCAGGAACCGTGCTCGACTATAGCCTGGGAGCCTATCAAGGCAAAGGAACTGGCGAAACATCGTTACTCAGTCAACTGTTTGGCAGCCTGTCAGTTGGCGACTTGCTGATGGCGGACCGCTATTACTGTACCTTCGCCATTATTGCGCTCTTGCAGGCTCGTGAAATTCCTGTGCTATTTCCACTACATGCCCGGAAAAAAGTAGATTTCAGCTTGGGTGTCTACCTGGGTGCAAGAGATCATTTGATTGACTGGACGAAACCCAAACGGAAACCGGTGTGGATGTCCAAGCAGGACTATAGCGACTTGCCGGAATCGATTACCGTCCGAGAGTTTGCGGTAAACGGCAGAATCTATTTGACCACCTTACTAAATGCAAAGGGCTTTCATAAGCAAGAGCTGGCTATGCTTTATAAGCAGCGCTGGAAAATTGAGCTGGATTTTCGTTCCATCAAAACCAATATGGGCATGGAAATATTACGGTGCAAAAAACCTGACATGGTAAGCAAGGAGATAGCTATCCACTTATTGGCATACAACATCATTCGTGGCAATTTGGCACAGGCAGCCAGCCTGCATGAGAAGATACCCCGCCAACTGAGTTTCAGGTCAGCAGTGCAACTGGTCATTCAAGCCGCCAAGCAGATGGTAGGCTTGACAGGGAACCAACTCATAAGCGCCTTGCGTGAATTATTAAAAGCGATGGCATCAACGGCCATTGGAAAACAAAAACGTAAGAGCCAGCCAAGAGCAGTCAAACGCCGACCAAAACCCTTTCCTTTGCTGATGGTGCCAAGAAACGAGGCATGTTTAAGCCTCTGACTTTGTTTTTTATATTTGCGGTAGCAGTATTAGCTCCATAGACCTCATCTTGCTTGACGTTTTGATGCCCGGGCCGTCCGGCTTCGAGGTTTGTGAACAACTAAAAGCGGACGTTAAGACAGCCGATATTCCGGTCATATTTTTAACTGCCCTGTCCGATATTGAAGATGAGCAGCTTGGTTTGGAGCTGGGCGCTGTCGATTATATTACCAAGCCGATCAGCCCGGCTATATTGTTGGCACGAGTAAAGAACCACCTGAAGATCAAGGCTGCCAGTGATTTTTTAAAAGATAAAAATTATCAGGCCAATATCCGTCTGGACTTGATACTCAACGCCACTGGCGAAGGTATCTACGGAATCGGCATCAACGGCGACTGTGTTTTCATTAATACCGTCGCGTTAAACATCCTGGGATATGACTCGGAACAGGAGATTTTGGGTAAAAATAACCACCAGTTATTTCATTTTGCTCATCCTGATGGTTCACCCTATATCCTTCAACAATGTCCTATATATAAAGCCCTGCAAGGCGAAGCAAGTTCGTTGATGGATACAGAGGTGTTTTGGCGTAAAGATGGCACCAGCTTATCTGTACAATACCAGTCACATCCGATCAAAAACAATGAGAAAATTATTGGCTGCGTAGTCAGTTTTATGGATATCACCGAGCGCAAACAAAACGAGGCGCTTCTGCTTGCTACTCTACAGCGCGCTGAAACGCTGGCCAAGTCGAAAGCGCAGTTTCTTGCCAACATGTCGCACGAAATTCGCACGCCAATGAATGGCATTATCGGTTTTTCCGAGCTGGCGTTACTTAAAGACATGCCTGCTGATATACGAGATTATCTACAAAAAATTAACAGTACCTCGCTTAACTTGCTAAATATCCTTAACGATATTTTGGATTTATCCAAACTGGAAGCCGGAAATATCCATATTAACTTGGCACACTTTGCTATTGACGGCTTGATAGATGTTCTCGATAGTCTGTTTATAGAGACTAGCAGGCAAAAAGGCCTGAATCTTACCCTAAACATTGCACCCGATGTGCCATGTTACTTGCTTGGCGATAGACTCAGGCTGGAACAAGTCTTGATTAACTTGGTGGGCAATGCGATTAAATTTACAGCAAGCGGCTCGGTTACCCTTAACATTACCTTGCAACAACGCCAGCAATCACAAGCCCGGTTATTATTTTCTGTCACGGACACCGGTATTGGTATCTCTGCTACTGATCAAGACAAGCTGTTTCAACCTTTCAGTCAGATAGATGAATCCATCACCCGGCGTTTTGGGGGTACCGGTCTTGGCTTGGCACTTAGCCATGATCTGGTACAACTCATGGGCGGTGAGTTATCGTTAATCAGTGAGTTTGACCAGGGTAGCTGTTTTAGCTTTGAGTTGATACTGGCCATATCATCGTTGTCGAGTCAGGACGGGGTTCCGGATGCTTTGGAATCTTTGGACTCGGTACTGCAAAAACTTGGCCAACAACTAACAGGCTTCCGAATTTTAGTAGTCGAAGATAATGTGTTTAATCAGCAAATTATACAAGAATTTCTTAATTTATCGGGCATCAGCGTTAATATTGCCAATAATGGTCAAGAGGCTCTATTGGCACTGGAGAATACTGAATTTGATGCCGTGTTGATGGATATCCACATGCCGGTCATGGATGGCTTTGAAGCAACCCGCCAAATACGCAGTTTCCCACGATTCTTGACACTGCCAATTATTGCCCTGACGGCTGGCGTAACCGAGGAGGAGCGAGGGCAATATCTGGCTGCCGGCATGGACGATTTCATCAGTAAACCTATTAATCCGGTCCAACTCCTGTCAATACTTGCGCACTGGCTAAAGCTTACTGATATTCCGGTAATGGCGCTTGGCACGATCCCTTTACAAGAAGACGTTGAGAAAGATCAGTTGACGGCCGTTAACCCGGACATGGTCTTGACTGAGCCGTCGTTACCTGTAAAAGCCGTCAGTGTTACTGATAACTTACCCCCCGCTATGGACCGGGATATGTGTGTACTTAGAGAGCTGGTTGGTGACGATCCTGCTACCCTTACCAAATTTCTGGGTTTTTTTCATGTTAGTGCACTGAAAATCAGTGCCGATATAATAACCGCCATCACTACCGGCCAAGCCATTGCGGCAAGCAACGCCGCTCATACATTAAGCACCTCGGCACACAGCGTTGGAGCACTCAGGTTGGGTGATCTTTGTCTACAAATTGAAGAAGCTGGCAATGCCGGTGACAATAATATCAATGCCATACTCAGAGGTTTGCTACCTGGCTTTGAAGAAGAATGGGACAGGGTGGAAAAATATCTGCTGGCCTGGCCGGATGAACCAATCTATACCGTAGAGTTAGACAAACAATAGCCCTTAATTTTTTAACCAATAATACCTGTACTAATCCAGGTTAATAGCCCAAAATTTGCACTGAAATAAAAGGTAATCTACTGATATGTATGAACAATTTATTTTAAATATTACCGGGGCGAATGGTTGGATGCCTCATGGTTTCTGTATCCAATGGACCCCTGGCATTCTCTGGTCCTATGTTATTGCCGATGCACTAACTGCGCTATCCTATTATGCCATACCCCTGGCGCTGGCTTACGTTGCCTGGCGTAGAAAGGACCTGCAATTTCGCCGGGTTTACCTGATGTTCTGTGCTTTTATTCTGGCCTGCGGCACCTCTCATTTATTCTCGATTGTCCTGCTATGGCAACCATTGTACTGGCTTGATGCCATAATCAAAGTCATCACCGCCGGGCTCTCCGTTGCTACGGCAGCTTACCTGATAAGGCTTATTCCCTTGGCCTTGCAACAGCGGACCTCGGTAGAACTGGAAAACAAGCTGCTCCATGGCCTCATACAACAAAGCAGCACTGAGCTAACCAAGCTCAATACACGGTTTTACGCGACCTTTGAGAACGCCCCTATCGGCATTATCAACCTGTCACCCGAAGGGATTTTTCTGGAAGTCAATCAACGCTTTAGTGATTTCATCAATTACCGAAAAGAAGAACTCATTGACCTGGCCTTTACAGAAATAATGTCTCCGGCTGACCACACTAGCGTTATCGAGAAAATGGCGGCATGTCTGGCGGGTAAAATTTCAGACTTCACACTGGAAAGTCAATATCTACGCCGCGATGGCAAACAGGTCTGGGGTAATACGTCGGTAAAACTGATCCGTCATCAAGACGGCTCACCGAGTTATTTTATGGCAATCATTGAGGACATTAGTCTGTTCAAAACGACTGAAATGATCTTACAAGAACGGGACAAACTGTATTTTATCATTAACAACATGCCGGTTCTGATTGGCTATTGGGACAAGCAGTTAAAAAATCTGTTTAGCAATCCGGCTTATGCACGCTGGTTTGACAAAACACCGGAACAAATTAAAGGCCAACATATCAAGCAAGTGCTTGGCAAGCAGTTGTACACAGAAAATTTGGCACATATCAATGCCGTAATACAGGGCGAAGCGCAAAAGTTTAATCGCCACATTTTATGTCCACAAACCGGTGAGGAAATCTATACTCAAACCAGCTACTTACCGCATATTGTTAATCAGGAAGTGCTGGGCTTTTATGTGCTGGGTATTGATGTAACCGACCAGGAACACTTACATGATGCCAACTATTATAATTTAACGTTGCTTGAAAATCTGACCATAGGCGTTATTCTGGCCGATATCAACAAAAAAATCACCTATATTAATCCCGCCTTTAAGCACATAACAGGCTACTCAAGCGAAGATATGCTGGGTAAATCATGCGCTATTTTGCATGGCGAAAAAACTGACCCACAACAAATTTTACAAATAAAAGAGAGACTTTCCCGGTTACAAAGCTACCAAGGTGAAATCATTAACTACCGTAAAAACGGCTCAGAATTTTGGATTGAAATAGTCATTAACCCGCTTTATGACCGGCACGGTAACTTTATTCAGTTTATTGGCTTTCAGCGCGATATTTCAAAGCGCAAATATCTTGAAGCCCAACTCAAGAACAACCAAAAACTGTTGGCTAATCTGTTTGCCCATGTTCCAGGCATGGTTTACCAATGTAAAATGACTCAAGACAGGCAATTTAACTATCCGTTCGTCAGTGAAGGCATCAAAGACATTTACGAAACCACCTCTGAGCAGGCGCTCAAAAGTACCTCCGCATTAATTTTTGATCGCCTACACCCGGATGACCGCGATATCATAAATATATCCCTTGAGGAGTCCATAAGCACCCTGCAACCCTGGCAACAGGAATACCGTGTCAATTTGCCTGAAAAAGGCCTGCGCTGGCTGTCCGGTCACTCCCAACCGGAAAGATTAACAGATGGTAGTATTCTCTGGCATGGTTTTATTTCTGACATTACCGAGCGGAAACTACTTGATAATGAACGTAACCTTCTACTGCAAATCATTGAAGAATCGCCGGATTATATTTCAATGGCCGATATGCAGGGGCATATTACCTTTATTAATCGTGCCGGTCTTAAAATGATTGGCCTGCCGGAAAAATCCAACGTATCCGGTTTTAATATCAATGATATGCACCCGGAATGGGCGGCAAGAAAGATATTCGAAGAGGCTATTCTGGTTGCCTGCCAGCAAGGTTT
Above is a window of Methylobacter sp. S3L5C DNA encoding:
- a CDS encoding PAS domain S-box protein; the protein is MYEQFILNITGANGWMPHGFCIQWTPGILWSYVIADALTALSYYAIPLALAYVAWRRKDLQFRRVYLMFCAFILACGTSHLFSIVLLWQPLYWLDAIIKVITAGLSVATAAYLIRLIPLALQQRTSVELENKLLHGLIQQSSTELTKLNTRFYATFENAPIGIINLSPEGIFLEVNQRFSDFINYRKEELIDLAFTEIMSPADHTSVIEKMAACLAGKISDFTLESQYLRRDGKQVWGNTSVKLIRHQDGSPSYFMAIIEDISLFKTTEMILQERDKLYFIINNMPVLIGYWDKQLKNLFSNPAYARWFDKTPEQIKGQHIKQVLGKQLYTENLAHINAVIQGEAQKFNRHILCPQTGEEIYTQTSYLPHIVNQEVLGFYVLGIDVTDQEHLHDANYYNLTLLENLTIGVILADINKKITYINPAFKHITGYSSEDMLGKSCAILHGEKTDPQQILQIKERLSRLQSYQGEIINYRKNGSEFWIEIVINPLYDRHGNFIQFIGFQRDISKRKYLEAQLKNNQKLLANLFAHVPGMVYQCKMTQDRQFNYPFVSEGIKDIYETTSEQALKSTSALIFDRLHPDDRDIINISLEESISTLQPWQQEYRVNLPEKGLRWLSGHSQPERLTDGSILWHGFISDITERKLLDNERNLLLQIIEESPDYISMADMQGHITFINRAGLKMIGLPEKSNVSGFNINDMHPEWAARKIFEEAILVACQQGFWEGENALLHRDGHEIPVSQLILSHYRDANDSPTLISTIMRDMTKSKQVELELRAAKDKAEHLAQAKSDFLANMSHEIRTPMTAIIGFSQLALTKASSPEINAYLNKINSASTSLLGILNDILDLSKLEAGSIAIHLAPFAIDNLRDNLYSLFCDTAEKKGLGFSVMLGADIPPGLLGDKLRLEQILINLLGNAFKFTENGSVSLGITLQQLDVSQARLLFCVKDTGIGIAIKDQNKLFQPFQQLDESITRRFGGTGLGLALSHNLIQMMGGELSVVSMPGLGSNFSFELVLAVSPAADQEKIQPPSVALGSVFNQIDPRLVSFRILVVEDNVFNQQIIQEFLNLSGISVNIANNGQEALLALENTEFDAVLMDIHMPVMDGFEATRQIRSFPRFLTLPIIALTAGVTEEERGQYLAAGMDDFISKPINPVQLLSTLAYQLKLADIPAIALGKAPLQEDVEKDQLTAVNPDRTLIEPSLPVKAISITDNLPPAMDRDMCVLRELVGDDPATLTKFLGFFHVSAKKISADIITAITTGQAIAASNAAHKLSTSALSVGALRLGNLCLQIEEAGNAGDNNINAILRGLLPGFEEEWDRVEKYLLVWPDEPNYDIPCFSHSHTPTLTTDNNDHQ